A genomic region of Arachis stenosperma cultivar V10309 chromosome 9, arast.V10309.gnm1.PFL2, whole genome shotgun sequence contains the following coding sequences:
- the LOC130951858 gene encoding auxin-binding protein ABP20-like, whose product MWSNIFLFALLFSTYNNVAVQSFCVADLKGAQTPEGFLCKPPTSVKVDDFILSGLKPPTTPPSSNSSKITLTPAFVQQIPGLNGLGFAVARLDMDVGGIVPLHSHPDASEMLIIVRGTVTAGFIAADNSVFVKRLRSGDVMVLPQGLLHFQLNSGNGKALVHLAFSSSNPSTQLLDVALFGSNLNSDLITKTTLLDLSEVKKLKAVFGGSG is encoded by the coding sequence ATGTGGAGCAATATCTTCCTCTTTGCTCTTCTGTTTTCCACTTACAATAATGTTGCAGTCCAAAGCTTTTGCGTTGCAGATCTGAAGGGAGCACAAACCCCTGAAGGGTTCCTTTGCAAGCCACCCACTTCAGTAAAAGTGGATGACTTCATTCTCTCCGGCCTAAAACCTCCCACCACCCCGCCCTCATCCAACTCTTCCAAGATCACACTAACCCCCGCATTTGTCCAGCAAATCCCTGGCCTTAACGGCCTGGGATTCGCCGTGGCGCGGTTGGACATGGATGTAGGGGGTATAGTCCCATTGCATTCTCACCCAGATGCCTCTGAGATGCTCATAATCGTGCGTGGAACCGTAACTGCTGGATTCATAGCAGCTGATAATTCTGTTTTTGTGAAGAGATTGAGAAGCGGTGACGTCATGGTTTTGCCACAAGGGTTGTTGCATTTTCAGTTGAATTCTGGAAATGGAAAAGCCCTAGTTCATCTCGCTTTTAGTAGCTCAAATCCGAGTACACAGCTTCTTGATGTTGCGTTGTTTGGTAGCAACTTGAATTCTGATTTGATCACCAAGACTACGTTACTTGATCTTTCTGAAGTGAAGAAGCTCAAGGCTGTTTTTGGTGGCAGTGGATAA